The nucleotide sequence CGGGAGCGACCCCGACGCCGCCGCGTACTACCTCGTGCGCATGCTCGAGTCCGGCGAGGAGCCGCGCTTCCTCCTCCGCCGCATGGTGATCTTCGCAGCCGAGGACATCGGCAACGCAGACCCCCGCGCCCTCGGCGTCGCCGTCGATGCGCTGCGCGCCTTCGAGCTGATCGGGCTGCCCGAAGGCGTTCTCCCCATGACGCAGGCCGCGGTGTTCCTCGCAAGCTGCCCGAAAAGCAATTCGACATTGACGACGTATTCGAGCGCCCGAAAGGCGGTGCTGGAGCACGGCCCGCTCGCCGTACCGCTCAAGCTCCGGAACGCGCCCACTCCTCTGATGAAGTCGATGGGGTACAGCGGCGGCTACCGGTACCCGCACAATTTTTCCGGCAATTACGTCCCCGAGGACTACCTGCCGGACGCGCTGCGACGGGAGAGGTTCTACGAACCGTCCGGGAACGGCGAGGAAGCGGCAATCCGCGATCGGCTGACCCGCTGGCGGAGGGAGCTCGAGGAGCGTCGCCGGGCAGAAGAGGCGGAAACGGCGGCGGTGTCTTCCGCCGCGCGAGCGCTCGACGAGTAGCTGGTTACACGTTTCCGACGCACGTCCTATACTGGATCCGTGCGGGGGCTCTACGCTGGCGCGCGTCGGATTGCGGTGATCGTCGCGGGGACGGTGCTGCTCCTCGTCGGCATCGCGTTGCTGGTGCTGCCCGGACCAGGAATTCCGCTGGTACTCGCGGGACTTGCACTTCTGGCGACGCAGTTTTCCTGGGCGCGGCGGACCCTGGATTGGACGCGCGCCCGGGCCCAGACGGCGGCCTCGACCGTGCGCACTAAGGCCCGGCGGAACCCGTCGCCCGTTGCAGCTCCACCGTGCGCGCCACTTTCACCGGAATTGAAGCCCCCGCCGCATTGAGGATCGCGTCGACCTTCACCTCCGCAACGCCGCTGCGAATCGCCTCCGCAGCCGCCGCCCCACTCTGCAGGAAGCTCACGTTCAACGGGAGCATGACGGTCGACTCGCCTTTGGAGGGAACCGGCGCGGCTTCGGGGAGCGCGATTCGACCGACGGTCGCGCCGGCGATGTCCACCGTGCCCAGGATGCCGCCGAGCGGCAGCGGGAAACCGTTCTGGTTCGCGATCTTGAGAGGGAGGGAAAGGCGCGCGCCGGTGAGCGAGAGCGAAGTGATCTTCGGCGAGCCGACGTCGACGTTCGGCATCTTCGGCGCGGCGAATGTCCCTTCGTGCTGGAGGGGCAGCGTGACGGGGCCGAGGCCCAATTCGCCGCTGGCCTTGTAGCGCACCTGGTCCATGGCGAAGACCGCCTCGAGGGCGGGGGCGATCTCGTTCCATTGCAGCTTCGCCGGGAAGGTGACCTCGGTCGTGCCGCCGCCGGGGATCTTCAAGCCGTTCTTCGGCGTGCCGGAGGCGACCTTGTGTCCTTCGACCTCCAGGTTGTAGCTGGCGCGGGTCAGGTCGAGACCGACCGGATTCGGGTTCGTGACCAGGAAGACGAGGTCCAGCTCGGCGCCCTTGAAATCGATCTCCGGAAGCCGGGCCTCCTTGAATGAAAGGGTCGGCCGCTCGAACGCCGAGGAGCCGGCCTGACGCAGGAGCGAGCATCCGAGAAACAGCGGCAGGAGCAACAGTAGCTTGCGCATGGGGAAAAGCTGACCACGCATGCTTCCGCCGCAAGATCAAGACTGGTTCGCTCCTGCATGGCGGGGTAGCAAGGCGTACCCGCATGGCGCTCGATCTCTCGCTCCTCAATCCGCAGCAGCGGAAGGCGGTCCTGAAGACCGAGGGACCCGTGCTGGTGCTGGCCGGCGCCGGGTCGGGCAAGACGCGCGTCATCGCGCATCGGGTCGTTCATCTGCTCGGGCAGGGGGTGCCGGGTGGCGCCATCCTCGCGGTCACGTTCACGAACAAGGCGGCAGCGGAGATGCGGGAGCGCGTCCTCGCGCTCGCCGGCGGGGCGCCCGAGGCCCGCCGGGTGTCGGTGAGCACGTTCCACGCCTTCGGGATGAAGATCATTCGCGAGCAGCATCAAGCGCTGGGGCTGCCGGCGAAATTCGCCATTCTCGACGGCGGAGATCAGGCTGCGCTCCTCAAGCGGCTGCTGCGCGATCTGAAGATCGACGACAAGCGGTTCGACGTCGGCCGCCTGCTGGCCATCGTCTCGCGGCTGCGGAGCTCCGGAGCGGCGGGACATCCCGACGACGACTACGAGATCTGCGCCGCCGGGCTCGCGCCGAAATATGAGCTCGGCCTGCGGGCGATGAGCGCCGTGGATTTCGACGATCTGCTGCTGCTCCCCGTCAGGCTCTTCGGCGACGCTCCGGACGTGCTTCAGAAGTACCAGGCGCGGTACCGGTACCTGCTCGTCGACGAATACCAGGACACCAACGACGTCCAGCTCCGTCTTCTCGAGCAGCTCGCCGGCCTGCGGCGGAACCTGTGCGTCGTGGGCGACGACGACCAGAGCATCTACGCCTGGCGCGGCGCCCGGGTGCGGCACATCCTGCAGTTCGACCGGAAGTTCCCTGGGTGCGTGGAGGTGTTCCTCGAGCAGAACTACCGCAGCAACGGGAACATCCTCGCGGCGGCGAACGCGGTGATCGCCAGGAACCCGGGCCGCAAGCCGAAGCGGTTGTGGACCGATCGGGGTCGCGGACCCAACCTGCGCGTCGTCGCCGCTCCCACCGACGACGGGGAAGCGAAGCACGTCGCCGACGAAATCATCCGCTTCTCGTACGAGGAGAAGATCCCGCTGCGGGAGATCGCCGTCCTCTACCGGACCAACGCGCAGGCGCGGCCGTTCGAGGAGGCGCTGAGGCTCGCCGGCGTCCGATACAAGGTGGTGGGCGGGACGTCGCTGTTCGACCGGAAGGAAGTCCGGGATCTGGTCGCCTACCTGCGTGCCGCGCTCAACCCCAGCGACGAGGTAGCACTGCTCCGCATCGTCAACGTGCCCGCGCGCGGCATCGGCGACCAGGCGGTGGCGCGGGCCCAGCAACTCGCTCGGGCACGGCGATGCTCTGTCTGGGACGTCTTCTGCGCCGCTCCGCCGGAGCTCTCGCATTGCGCGGAGAAGCTCGCGGACTTCGTCGCGCTCATGCGCGGATACGGCGAGAGGCTGGGCCGGAAAGGGTTCTCGGAGGCGGCGCGCGCCCTGGTGGACGAGGTGGGGTTGTTCGACGAGGCGCGGCGCGGCGCCCAGGGTCTGCCGGCGCAGGCGCGCAGGGTGGAGGCGGTCGAGTCGCTGCTCCGGCAGCTCATCGAGTACGAGCAGCGCGAGGAGCAGCTCGAGGCGGAAAGAGCGCTCGC is from Deltaproteobacteria bacterium and encodes:
- a CDS encoding LEA type 2 family protein, with product MRGQLFPMRKLLLLLPLFLGCSLLRQAGSSAFERPTLSFKEARLPEIDFKGAELDLVFLVTNPNPVGLDLTRASYNLEVEGHKVASGTPKNGLKIPGGGTTEVTFPAKLQWNEIAPALEAVFAMDQVRYKASGELGLGPVTLPLQHEGTFAAPKMPNVDVGSPKITSLSLTGARLSLPLKIANQNGFPLPLGGILGTVDIAGATVGRIALPEAAPVPSKGESTVMLPLNVSFLQSGAAAAEAIRSGVAEVKVDAILNAAGASIPVKVARTVELQRATGSAGP
- a CDS encoding DNA helicase UvrD, producing MKGSAARTPRSRPDAGASIRETAAGATVACAWGKADHACFRRKIKTGSLLHGGVARRTRMALDLSLLNPQQRKAVLKTEGPVLVLAGAGSGKTRVIAHRVVHLLGQGVPGGAILAVTFTNKAAAEMRERVLALAGGAPEARRVSVSTFHAFGMKIIREQHQALGLPAKFAILDGGDQAALLKRLLRDLKIDDKRFDVGRLLAIVSRLRSSGAAGHPDDDYEICAAGLAPKYELGLRAMSAVDFDDLLLLPVRLFGDAPDVLQKYQARYRYLLVDEYQDTNDVQLRLLEQLAGLRRNLCVVGDDDQSIYAWRGARVRHILQFDRKFPGCVEVFLEQNYRSNGNILAAANAVIARNPGRKPKRLWTDRGRGPNLRVVAAPTDDGEAKHVADEIIRFSYEEKIPLREIAVLYRTNAQARPFEEALRLAGVRYKVVGGTSLFDRKEVRDLVAYLRAALNPSDEVALLRIVNVPARGIGDQAVARAQQLARARRCSVWDVFCAAPPELSHCAEKLADFVALMRGYGERLGRKGFSEAARALVDEVGLFDEARRGAQGLPAQARRVEAVESLLRQLIEYEQREEQLEAERALADEGGEPFGRGLSGYLARLALDSKEADGDAGDGVTLMTLHGAKGLEWRCVFLCGMEEGLLPHSGRGFDDTSGEPQADGAPNLEEERRLCYVGMTRARERLILTRAALRMKRGKAIPRTPSRFLGDIPEDLVDAIDLSGPQPSAPKDVQQAKARTFFASMNDLLGESAPAGQAPAADGRARR